The window AAACTTGTGGATTACCGTCAGCCAATTTAAGTTTTCCTAAATTATCCATCGCATTTTCTTCTTCTTCAACTTGTTCATTAACATACCATTGTAAGAAATTATTGGTTGCATGATCTTTTTGTTCAATAGATAAGTCAACTAAATTATTAATTAGACTAGTTACATATCTTTCATGTTTTAACACATGCTCAAATGCTGCTAATGGACTGTCCCATTCGGTTTGAGGTTCATCAATACTAGTTAAAGTAACTTTTGCTCCCCTTCTAATAATATAATCGAATAATTTCATTGCATGATCTCTTTCCTCTTGAGCTTGAACAGTCATCCAATTAGCAAATCCGTCTAGATTTTCTTCCTTAAAATAAGCAGCCATTGATAAATATAAATAAGCTGAGTAAAATTCTGCATTGACTTGTTCATTTAAACTTTTTTCCATAACTTCATTAACCATATATACCACCTAGTTTAAAAAAAATTTAAAAAATAAAAATTATAAAGTCTAAATTAAATAAAAAATAAGGAATAAATTTAATAATTAATAATAATTAACAATAAGTTTATTCTTCAGCAAATTGGTCTTTACCTACACCACATACTGGACAAACATAGTCATCTGGTAAATCAGCAAATGGAGTACCTTCTGCATCTTCATCATATCTGTAACCACATACTTTACAAACATATACAGCCATATTTTCACCTCATTATTCTATTAATTTAAACATCTTTTTAGGTGCTCCGCACATTGGACATTTAAATGCATCTGAAATCTCTTCCCATGGAGTTCCAGGAGCTATATTCTTTTTTTCGTCACCAACTTCTGTATCATATACATATCCGCAAACTTTACATTTGTATTTTGCCATGATTACACCTCTAGATATAATTATGTTTTAATAGTATAAAACTTTTTTTGATGTATTCATTTATTTTAAAAAATAAAAGATGGTATTTTATTAATGATTCTGAATCTATTTTAAAATAAAAATAGCATCAAATTGCTTTGTTAAAATTAACAAAAAAATAACATATTGAAAACAATTTTTGAACTATCCTCATAAATTTATAAAAGTCAAAAATAAAAAAATAGCTTTATTTAATTAAATGAAGTTCAAATCTTCTTTAAAAAAAGTTAAAAAATAAAAATATTTCTATTAATTAAAAAAAATAAATTGAAATAAAAGAAATTAAAAATAAAAGAATATTATTTTACAAGAAGAACAGGTACCTTGGATACCTCTAAAACCTTGGATGCAACACTGCCTAATTTTTCACTATTGTATTTTTGTTTATCAAAGGAATTACCATGAGCACCAATAACAACTAAATCAGGATTGATTTTACATATCATTACCTTGAAATCTTTAATAGGATCAGCAGTTATAATATGCTCAATTACCATAACACCGTTTTCCTTACCTTTTGCTGTGATTTTATCAAGTACCTCACCGCCTTCATCATCACCTAAAACAAAGGTGGTCTTTGCAGGATCAATAATATATAATGCCGCAACGTCACAATCATATTTTCGAGCAAGGTCAATTCCCATATCTATTGCCATATCTGCAGTTTTTGAACCATCACTAGCAATTAAAATTTTATCAAACATTTTAAAGCCCTTTATTTAAAAATAAAAAATCAAAAAGAGGAGTGTTAGTTATCTTGACGTAGATAGTCTGCATGACAGAAATCAATAAATTTATCAACAAGTTGATCCATGTCTCTACTATCTTCCACAAGATTACCCTCATCCATAAAGATACCTCTATTGGATAATTCCTTCATAAACTCTGTATTATGTGAAACCATTACAATGGTTATTCCATATTCCTTACATAAGAGCTTTAAAGAATTAGAAACATCCCTTAAAGTAATAGGATCCAAATCACCAAATGGCTCATCTAATATCAATATATCTGGTTTTGAACAAAGTACAAGGGATAACATTGCACGTACTTTCTGACCTCCGGATAATTCATAGGAGCGTCTATCAAGTACATCAATAGATAAATCTAAAAGATCAAAAATATCTTTAACCTCTTCTTTAACTTTTGTTGCAGGAAAACTTGGGAATAGATCATTTAAAATT of the Methanobrevibacter boviskoreani JH1 genome contains:
- a CDS encoding ferritin, translating into MVNEVMEKSLNEQVNAEFYSAYLYLSMAAYFKEENLDGFANWMTVQAQEERDHAMKLFDYIIRRGAKVTLTSIDEPQTEWDSPLAAFEHVLKHERYVTSLINNLVDLSIEQKDHATNNFLQWYVNEQVEEEENAMDNLGKLKLADGNPQVLYSLNEELATRVYTPIPQE
- a CDS encoding rubredoxin, encoding MAVYVCKVCGYRYDEDAEGTPFADLPDDYVCPVCGVGKDQFAEE
- a CDS encoding rubredoxin → MAKYKCKVCGYVYDTEVGDEKKNIAPGTPWEEISDAFKCPMCGAPKKMFKLIE
- a CDS encoding universal stress protein, which gives rise to MFDKILIASDGSKTADMAIDMGIDLARKYDCDVAALYIIDPAKTTFVLGDDEGGEVLDKITAKGKENGVMVIEHIITADPIKDFKVMICKINPDLVVIGAHGNSFDKQKYNSEKLGSVASKVLEVSKVPVLLVK
- a CDS encoding ATP-binding cassette domain-containing protein, yielding LAARLGYKNNEIVENAKKIAKEEGLSDEILDSLYLLTDLNEDEAKHRLEQIGIMPEILNDLFPSFPATKVKEEVKDIFDLLDLSIDVLDRRSYELSGGQKVRAMLSLVLCSKPDILILDEPFGDLDPITLRDVSNSLKLLCKEYGITIVMVSHNTEFMKELSNRGIFMDEGNLVEDSRDMDQLVDKFIDFCHADYLRQDN